The Nitrospinota bacterium genome contains the following window.
AGAAAAGCCGGTTTTCAGAAGATATCTCTTTGTATTCTTCTTTTTTGTTTTTGGGCTTCTGTCCAAGCCTATGCTGGTTACCCTTCCCTTTTTACTTCTTCTTCTGGACTATTGGCCCTTATCTCGCTTTGAGTCTAACAAAGATAAATCAAAAGCTAAGATACCTCTTCATCTGATATGGGAGAAGATTCCCTTATTTGCTCTATCCTTTTTATCGAGCATTGTGACCTTCTTTGCTCGGCAGCATGGTGGGGCTGTAAAATCTCTAGAATTATTTCTATTGAATATAAGGATTGAAAATGCCCTTATTTCCTATCTGAGCTATATTGGAAAGATGATCTGGCCATTTAACCTGGCTGTCTTTTATCCTCATCCTGGCAATAATTTACCTTTGTTGAATGCCTTTTTAGCTCTCCTTTTTTTGCTTTTTATAACTGTTTTCGTGATGCGGAAGATAAAAAAGCTCCCTTATCTTTTTGTGGGATGGTTCTGGTATGTTGGGACGCTTGTTCCTGTTATCGGTTTGATCATGGCTGACCGATACACGTATATATCCCTTATCGGTATTTTTATCATGATTGCCTTTGGTATTCCTGATGTTTTGAAGAAATGGCAATATCAGAGGATTTTTCTTTCCCTATCAGCAGGGGGAATCCTTTCAATCCTTATGGTACTTACATGGATTCAGGTAGGCTACTGGAAGAACAGCATTACTCTTTTTGAACATGCGCTCAATGTAACTTCTAATAACTACCTAGCGCACAATAACTTAGGGGTCGTTCAGGCAAGGCGTGGAAAGCTTAACGAAGCTATTACTCATTATCATGAGGCATTGCGGATAAAGCCTGATGATACAGATACGCATAATAACTTAGGTTTTGCTCTAGCCCAACAGGGAAAACTTGAAGAAGCAATTTTTCATTTTAAAGAAGCGATAAAAATAAATCCTGATAATGAGTATGCACAGATAAACATGGGGACTGCTATGGCGCATCAAGGGAGGTTAGGGGAGGCCATTTTCCATTTTAAAGAAGCGGTAAGAATAAATCCTGATAATGAGACAACACATAAAAATTTAGCAGTTGCTTTAATCAATCAAGGAAAGATAGATGAGGCCATTTTCCATCTTAAAGAAATGGTAAGAATAAACCCTGATAATGGAACGACACATAACAATCTAGGGGTTTTTTTGGCTCGACAGGGGAAGCTTAAAGAAGCTATTTTTCATTTTCGAGAAGCGTTAAAGATTAATCCTGAAGATATGGAAGCACGTAAAAACCTGGAAAGTATTATGTCAACGATAGAGGATTCTCGATGAATAGAAACTCACTTATCGAGAATAATTAAGAAAAATCTTGTAATATATAAGCGAATTTTTCTATTATACTTCCTATGTTTTGCTTGACCTTTTTAATTTAATAATATATTTTTCTTCCAATTTTCTAATAATTTGTTGAAAAAGTAAATTTTTTGATTTTTGAATAAGAGTGGTTTTGTTATGAAACCCCATGTTGTAATTTTAGGAGCTGGTATTTCAGGACTAAGCTTAGCTTGGAAACTGATGACTCATGGCATTCAAGTTGATGTTCTTGAATCAAACCCATTTGTAGGAGGTCTTGCAGGTACAGTTCGTGAAGATGGATACTGTCTCGATTTCGGACCCCATTCCTTTTTTTCTGAAAATGAAGAAATCTTGGATACAGTTTTCAATCTATTTGATAGGAAATTAGAACCCAAGCCCAGAGAGGTAAAATTCTACTATAATGGTAAATATCTTGATTACCCACTAACATCTGTTAATGTTCTCTTTCAAATGGGTATTACTTCCGGTTTACGGTCAGGTTTGAGTTTTCTGAAAAACAAGATTATTCCACGAAAACACAATCCTTCTGAAAAAGAAGAGGAAACAGTAGAAGATTGGGCAATTGCAAACTTCGGAGAACATCTTTATCAAACTTTCTTTAAACCATATACTGAACAGTTCTGGAAAGTATCCTGTAGGGAACTATCTTCTCATTCTATTCCAACGCATACGCGAATGAGTTTTGCTAATACTTGCCGCCTCCTATTGCACCGACGCTTTACCAAGGATGGATCTTCACTGATCGAGCGCGAGATGTTGCCCACTTACTACCCTAAAACAGGATTTGGGGAAATTGCTGAAAGAATCGCAAAAGAAATTACCAAAAATGGCGGTAATATCCATTTAGATTGCCAAGTAACTGAAATTTCTGAGCTTTCTAACAAAGCGTGTGTTTACTATAAGCAAAATGGTCAGCAGAAAGAAACAGAGGGTTCTTATGTCGTTTCGACGATTCCTCTCCACCTCCTAATTAAGATGCTAAATCCCTCCCCTGGATCTGAAGTTCTCCTATCAGCTGAGAAGCTCGATTATAGAGCATTGATTGTATTAGGAATGATTACAGAAAAACAGGATATTTTGGATTGTAACTATATATATGTACTGAATCGTCCTTATAATCGAATTACAGAGATGAACAAATTTAGTCCACATACCAGTCCACCCACTGATAATATTATTGCCGTTGAAATTCCAACCCTAAAAGAAGGGGCAGCATGGACTGCAAGCAAAGAGGAGCTATTTGATATGTGCATTGGAAGCTTATCAGAGGACGGCTTTCTTGGACCTGGAGATGTCAAGAAACTCTTTCTGGTAAAGACTCCTTATGCTTATCCGGTATATCGTAAAGATTATAAAGTGCATTTAGACCGATTGCTTTCCTGCATACAGCAACATGAACGTCTGGCAACACTTGGACGAACTGGTGAATTTATCTACATGGATGCAGACATTTGTATGAAAAGGGCTTTCAAGTTTGCTGATGATCTGCAGAAAAATTTAATTTAGCAGTTTTCACTTTCTGATCCTATCTGAGATTACAGTACTAAGAAGCTAAAGTATCTTTTCAGGTAATTATAATAAAATTCATTCTGAAGGAATACTTTAGATCATAATTCATTCTGAATAAAATCTTTTGTCACTTCACATACGTATTCTACCTGTCCCTTTGTTAGGTGAGGCCCTATGGGAAGGCTTATAACTTCATCTGATAATTTGTTTGTTAAGGGAAATTTTTTACTTAGATGTTTAGATTCTTTATAAGCATCTTGTTTATAAGGCGGAATAGGGTAATGGATAAGATGACCGATATTATGCTTGTTAAGATATGAAATCAATTTTTCCCTCTTGCCTGTTCTTACAACAAAAAGATGCCATATGTGTTTATTCTCTTTCAGACATTCGGGCACAATAAAATTTTTACTTTTATCAGGATTTAAATGCTCCGTGTAGTAATGAGCGATCTCATTCCTTTTGGCATTCCACTGATCTAAGTATCTTAATTTTATTCGTAAAATCGAGGCCTGAATTTCATCTAACCGACTATTTACGCCTTTTATTGTATTATAGTATTTCTTCTCTGAACCATAATTCCTGGCAACACGGATATATTCAGCAACAGATCTATCATTCGTAGTCACAGCTCCTCCATCACCGTGAGCACCGAGGTTCTTGCTCGGATAAAAGCTAAAACCTGCTGCGTGACCAAGAGCCCCGGCTTTTTTACCAAAATGTTCAGCCCCATGTGCTTGAGCAGCATCCTCAATTAGCTTTAGGTTATATCTCTCACAAATTGGTTTGATTCTTTTTATATCTGCTGTCTGGCCGTAAAGATGGACTGCGATGACAGCCTTTGTTTTTTCTGTTATTACAGCTTCTATGCTAGCTGGGTCTATGTTATAGGTTTTCTCATCCGGCTCTACAAATACGGGAGTTGCTCCTACGTTACTGACAGCAAGAACAGTCGCTATATATGTATTGGCAGGAACAATAACCTCATCTTCTGTTCCAATTTGATAAGCTTTTAATGTCAGCTCTAACGCGGAGAGGCCGCTCCCTACAGATACACAGTATTTACTCCCACAATACGATGCAAATTCTTTTTCAAATAACTCAACGTTTTCCCCAAGAATATACCAACCACTTTCTAAAACTTTTTTAACGGCGTCCTCTATCTCCTCTTTTATTTCTAAATAAGACGAGCTGAGATCAAGAAAATCAACTTTCATCTTTTAAAAACGCCTCTTAAAAAAATTAAATATTATTTAGCAACAAACATTCTTTCTTTCTGACTCCTTCATACTACATATTATTTTTAATAATAGAAAAATTTATATTCTGTAATTTCTCTATTGTTTCTTTTATGCCTTCATTAAAACTATTGCAATACGTAAACCCTCGTTCTAAAGATTTTTTATTAGAAACATGATAAGAGAGCTGATTCATAATTGGGGAATCAACAAATTTTATCTTAATATCTGGGATATAGAGTTTTATTGCATCGAGAATGTCTTTAACGGTTAAATTCGTAGTCACAATATTGTATATTTGGCAGTCAAAAATTTTGTTATTGATGATATAATTAATAGCTTTGATGCAGTCATTTAAACCACAATAGGGCCTCATTTGATTCAATGCAGTTTTCCAGACAGTAATATCCTTTCCGGAAGAGGCCTGCCATATAAATTTATTTACAGCAGTATGAAATCTCATTCCAATAGAATATCCAAAAATCGTCCCGAGTCTAAGTATAATAAAAGGAAATCCTTTTTCTTTAACTAATGACTGTAAAAATTTCTCGCCGTAAAGCTTTGACTCTGCATAAGGGCTTTGAGGATTTAAGTCCGATTCTTTACAATTTTCATCAATTCTATCATCTTGAGAACCATACACACTTGTTGTAGAAAAGAACATTAAGGAACGTTTATATTTTGCACAGAGTTGAGCAATATGATCAACCCCTTTTTTGTTGACTTTATCAATTAAGTCGGCATATTGAAAGCTTGATTCAGCACCCGTTATAGCAGCGAGGTGAATTACAAAACTGGAATCTTTGATTATTGGTTCTATCTCATCTGATAGAATGTCCATTTCATAAAAACAATAATTTATTCCTGATGGGAGATTAAATAACGAGGAATATCTCTGGGTAAAAAAGTTATCGATGAGATAAACCTTGTCGACAGACGAAATAGATAAATTACGAATCAGCTTTGAACCGATATGGCCAAGGGCTCCTGTAATACAGATATTCATGTTATTTATCCTTTTTTTTGCTTCTCAATTCTTTTGCCTCGATAACTTTTTTTGTTTCAATTAATCCTTCTCTCAAGGTATATTTTGGTTCCCATTGTATTTCATAAAAGAGTTTTGCTCCGCCAATGATCACGCTATCAATCTCAACACGCTTTTTTATGTCTGGCCAATCTATTCTCACAACTTTTCCTCGGCCAAAAACTGATATAATTTCTTCTGCGATCTCTCGAACAGAGTAGTGCTCTCTATGGACCGCAAAATAAACATCCCCAAAAATCTCTTTATGAAAAATGCACTGATAGAGCAAATCTACAGCGTCTTCAACATACATAACATTTCGCGTTTGCTTGCCGTCCCCATAGATAGTAATTTTTTTACCATCCTGCGCGAGAGAAATAAAATAGTTTATAAAGCCAAACTCGGGATAACCTTTACCATAAGGCCCATAAAGATTTGCAAATCTAAGAACCAGAGTTTTCAGGTCATAAACACGATTGTATATATAATGATACTTTTCTGCGACGCCTTTATTTGCAGAATAGATATCCAAAGGAAACTCGCCATGGGCTTCACTCACTACCTCTCCAACGGCTTTCCCAATTACTGTGCTACTAGAAGCATAGATGACTAAAGCATTCTTGTTATATTTCCTGATAGCTTCCAATAATGTCAAGTTGCCTAAACAGTTAATTTCAGTATCAAAAAAAGGATCTGTAAGAGATAGAGAATGAGATGTTTGAGCAGCGCAGTTAAAAATCACACCTTTATCTCTCACCACCTCTTTCATCAAGTCACTATCTCGCATATCGCCTTTAATAAATGTTATGGACATCATGAACTCATCTAAATTATCGAGGGTGCTTTTTAATCGAGGGTCGAGGGAATCAACAACAGTAATATTATATTGATCTTCCTGTAGTAACCGTCTGATCAAATTAATTCCTAAGAATCCAGCTCCTCCCAATATTAAAATATTCATACTTTAGACTCCTTAAGAAAATAGTTTATAGTCCTATCAATCCCCTCTCCCAAAGAGATTTTTGCCTTCCAGCCAGTAAGCGAGCTGAAACGGTTAGTATCAGCTACAAAATTTCGGTATTCAATCTGTGAAATATCTTCTGGTGGAGAAATGAACGCAACCTCAACATTTCTTTTTGTTTTTTTCATAACCTTATCTTTAATAATATTTACTGCATCTTTAATTGTTGAACCTATACCACTGCCGATTACATAATAATTCCCTCTTAAAGCATCAATTTTTACTCCAGCTAATAAAAATGCCTCTGCGACATCATCAATAAAAATATAATCTCTTATAAAATTTCCATCGCCATAGATTGTCAAAGGCTCACCTTGAAGTGCCTTTCGAATCATTATGTTTAAAATACCGCGATCAGCGCTACTGCTTCTGGGACCTGGACCGTACACATTAGAGAGTCGTAATGTCACAGCATGATTTCCCAATTGATTACTATAAAATTGAAGATATTTTTCTGCGGCAAGCTTATTAATATCATAAATCGTAATAGGAACGTCTTTGAAACTTTCATTAACAGGGTAGATACTTGTAAAACCCACTTGGGTTACTGTTCCAGAAAAAATAATGTGAGGAGAGAGATCATTTTTTATACATGTCTCTATAATATTCACAACAGGCAGTAAATTAACTTCTACATCCAGAGATGGATTATCGTTAGCCACGCTTGAACTTGTTTGAGCTGCAAAATGAAAAAGAACATCAACACCACTTAAAAGGTTCTTCCAAATATCTTTCTTTCTGATATCAGCTTTAACTACAGAAATTTGAGCAGCCCCCTTAGAAAAATTAACTGCTTTACGATTTTCTTTAGTCACAATAATAATATTACATGATATCTTGTTTAAAACACTGACAACCGAAGAGCCAATATATCCAAATCCACCGGTAATCAGTATCGTTTTATCTTTATAATATTTTAAATGGCTGAATTTTTCTGACATCGTTATTTTATGGGGGGATTTGATTTCCAATCATAATCAATTTCTGGATCGTCATGAGGTATTCTCAACTCGTCCTCAGGATCGTATTCTCTGTTTGTTACATATAAAATATACATAGGACCGTTAATAACTTTATATCCGTGAGCCACTCCAGGTGGAACCTTAACAACCTTAAGACCTTGTGTTTCTCCCATTAAAATCTCTATCTTTGCCTTATACGTTGGTGAATCTTCTCTTGTATCATACAAAACCAGTTTCAAATCACCAACCACTACACACATCCAGTCTGTCTGTTTCTTGTGAAGATGCCAGGCTTTGGTAACACTAGTATATACCATGGAATAGCTCAACTGAGCAAAGCTCTCCTGAAAAAAACCTTCAGAATGGCGAATAATCTCGGAAAAAAAACCCCTCTCATCTTTGTGAAGTATTAACTCCTTAATTTCTACCCCTTCAATTTTTACAGACAATTTTTCCTCCTTAAGGTATTATTTTATTGATAGCTCAGGAAAGTAGGTAATAAATTTCCCTTCCCTTTTTCGATAATTTCCCTCTTTATTAAGAATTTCTTTTTCATGATTCCATGCTAAAAGGAGGGTATAAGGCGGATTATCATTTATAAAAAATTCATGGGACTTCACAGGAATATGCATTCCTGGAGTATATTTGTTGATCTTTGTAGGTGTAATATCAGAAATATAATCAATTATATCTGGACCAATTCCAGCGTAGTTGAGCAATGTAGTGCTTTTAGAAGTCGCTCCGTATCCTGCAATGCGATTACCAGCCCTCTTTAGCTTTAAAAGAGTATTTTTTAAATCTTTGCAGATATGATTTACATTGTCTCTAAAGTTTAAATAACCATCCGGTTCATAGAGTTTAAATCTTTTCTCATCGGACAGATACTCTTTGATTCTATCCGACACAATCTTTTGGTTACCTTTTTTAAGATAATATCTCATAGAACCGCCGTGAACATCCTGATGAACCATATCAACTAACTGCATACGATGTCTCTTTGCTAATTCTGAAACTGACAAGCCAAAAAAATAATAAATATGCTCATCATATATCTGATCAAAGGAGGTTTTCTTAATAACATCAAGAAGATAAGGATCTTCAAAGAAGAATATTCCCTTATTTTTTAATAAAATATTAATTCCATCAAAAACAGAATTGATGTCTTCAATATGACACATAACATTCGAGCCGCATATCACATCCGCCTGACCATATTCTTTGACAATCTCTCTGGCAATATCGCTATTAAAAAATTTCTCCAAAACCTCAATGCCTTTTTCTCTGGCCAGTAGAGCAACATTTTTAGAAGGCTCCACTCCAAGGTGCCGAATTTTCTTGGCTAAAATATGCCTTAGCATTATACCGTCGTTGCATCCAAGCTCCACGACAAAAGGCGATTCGTTTGATGAAATCATGGTTGCAATTTCGTTTGCTATTTCTTCAAAATGTATTTCCATCGCGATAGAAGTAGATGAAATGAAATGGTAGTTTTCGTTAAACATCATATCTGGCCTCACAGTTTCTCCTAACTGAACCATAAAGCAGGTTGTGCAAATATCTATTTTTAATTCATAAGTAAATTCTTCATCAGAGACGCTGGTTATAAAACCATTCGCGATGGGCATTTTCCCAAAAGATATGATTGATTCAGTCTTATAACCGCATACCTTGCACCTGCTCATTCAACTCTCCTTGGTTTCAACCTAAAGAGCTTATAGCATAGGGAAGGTTTTAAGTCAAAAGTTAAAATTTAAGCTTTAAATGCCGTTTTTTCATTAGAAATCTAAGTATAGTTTTAGGGCACGTTTTTCTAAATATTATTTAAAAATATTTTATAAAGAAATACTGTTATAGAAAATTTAGTGTATTTTGAACCTATGAAAGTCTAAGATAGCACTAAAGAAAATTTCTTTGAAGTTTAATGTTCATATGTTAAACTTTATTTAATAAGATTATCAAAGACATAGAACTATTAGCTTACATTTGAAGAACTAAAAAATATCTTAATAATTTACTTTAAATATAATATTTTAAGTCTCTGGTTAATATGAGTATTTTTTATTTATTTTAAAATAAATATTATGAGAGATAGCTGTTAGTTTTAGATTGTCAGTTTCAAAAAATCTTGATTATCGTAACTCCTTTTTTGGAGAACGATCCTATACTTCATATAATGAATAAAAAATTCAACATATATCGTGATACTGTAGTTTGTTTGTTTCTTGTTTTAGCTATTCTTGTCGTTTTCTCTCAAGTAAAGAGTTATGACTTTGTGAGCTATGATGATGATGTATACATCACAAAAAACCGTCATGTTCAGGGTGGACTCACTGTTGAAGGGATTATCTGGGCTTTTACGATTGCACATTCTGGCAACTGGCATCCCTTGACATGGCTCTCTCACATGCTGGATATTTCTCTTTTTGGTTTGAATCCAGGTTATCATCATCTCATGAGTCTCCTCTTTCACATAGCCAACACCCTCTTATTGTTTTTTATTCTCAGGAGGATGACAGGTGAAATTTGGAAGAGCGGTTTTGTTGCCGCTCTTTTTGCTCTGCATCCCTTGCATGTGGAGTCAGTGGCCTGGATAGCAGAGAGAAAGGACGTTCTTTCCACCTTTTTCTTTATGCTAACGATATTGGCGTATGTCTTTTATGTAGAAAAGCCGGTTTTAAGAAGATATCTCTTTGTATTCTTCTTTTTTGTTTTTGGTCTTCTGTCCAAGCCTATGCTGGTTACCCTTCCCTTTTTACTTCTTCTTCTGGACTATTGGCCCTTATCTCGTTTTGAGTTTAAATCAAAAGCTAAAAATTTCAAAGTCCCTCTTCATCTGATATGGGAGAAGGTTCCTCTATTTGCCCTTACAGCTTTATCAAGCATTGTGACCTTTTTTGCTGAGAAGCACGGAAAATCTGTAAGTTCATTAGAAATCTTCCCTATTAAGACCAGAATTGCTAATACTTTTGTTTCTTATGTAAGTTATATAGGAAAGATGATCTGGTCTCTAAATCTAGCGGTCTTCTATCCATACCCAGAGATATTCCCTATATGGCAAGTCATGGGATCCCTCTTGTTACTGGTCTGCATATCTTTTCTTGTAATCCGTCATGCTAGGAGTCTTCCCTATCTTCCCGTAGGGTGGCTTTGGTATCTGGGAACCCTTGTTCCTGTGATTGGTCTAGTTCAGATAGGTTCCCAGTCCATGGCTGATCGGTACACATACGTGTCTCTCATTGGTCTTTTTATTATGATTGCATGGGGGGTCCCTGATATCTTAAAAAGATGGCGCTATCAAAGAATTGTTCTTTCCGTATCTTTAGGAATAATTCTTTTGTTATTGATGATTTTTACATGGTATCAGACAATCAACTGGAAAAATAGCATTACCCTTTTTGAGCATGCTCTTAAGGTCACTACTCGCAATAACATAGCCCACAACAACCTAGGAACGGCGCTCGCTAGGGAGGGGAAACTCGAAGAGGCCATTTACCAATTTAGAGAAGCACTGAAGGGAAAACCCGATTTTTCAGATGCCCACTACAATCTTGGAACTGCTCTGGGTATACTGGGAAACCACGAAGAGGCCGTTTACCATCTCCGAGAAGCACTGAAAGGGGAAACCGGCCTCTCAGAGGTACACAACAAAATTGGAAGGCTATTAAGTCAACAGAAAAAGTTTAATGAAGCGATTTACCACTTTCAAAAAGCACTAGAGATTAATCCAGACTTTGCGAATGCTCATAACAACATAGGAATTGTTCTCGGGCAACAAGGAAGGCTTGAAGAAGCGATTTACCATTTTCGAGAAGCGCTGAGAACAAAGCCCTACTATGCAAAAGCCCATAACAACCTTGGTGTTACTCTGGGACAACAAGGAAAGCTTGAAGAAGCAATCTACCATTTCCAGAAAGCACTGGAAATCAACCCAGGCTTCAAAGATGCAGAGAATAACTTAAGAAAAACCCTGAGCCTAAAGAAAAAATTTTAAAGCTCCCCTCCTCTTTTCACCTTATCGCTATGCAGCAGTAAAAAACATTAAGGGGCTCATCAATCCTCCTCGCCGTCCCCCCCTTCATCAATCTCATCTACTGACTTCCAGCCAAAGAAAATGGTGGGGGTATTTTTATTGGAAAAACTCCCTTTATCAAATGAAATCCTTATTAATACTGTATCGTTATAGTTGTTATAATCGCTTGAGGTAGCTTGAATCGTAAACCTGTCATCTTCACCCGGTGCCTCTTCAACAATCTTTCTGATAATCAGTATCTGAAAACCATGCTTCCATTCAAGCTCTTTATCCAAAAGCTTTTTTATATCCCCAATATCCTTCCGATAGTAGAAATAGTCATCTGACAGGACCAGAACAGGGCCTCTTCCCCTGTCCAATGCCCCCTTCCTTTTTACAGGAATATCCTCGATAACCCCATCAGGCCTCTTGATACCGATATTACCGACCTGCTGATGAACGGGCTCTCCAATCCCCCCCTTAATCTCAAGCAAAACCTCCCTTGAACCATTCAAATCAAAAAGATGGATATCCGTCCATCCCCTGCTTTCATAAGGATAGTCAACCTTCCTTATCCTCGTTTTCTCCCCCAAATATCCCAATCCATAAGCTATTTCTCCAGGCTCCGAAATAACCTTATCTGACAGTGAAAAACTATCAATCTGCCTTTTATTACCCCATCCTATACCGAATATGGTATTCTCTACAACCCCGCTTTCTAAAGCTATCTCCAATGTTTTTGAGTAGGTACGCTGCGAGGTTTGGTGCTTTTGCATGGCAAAATTGTCCAGATTAGCTATCCTTACAATCTCATCGGCACAAAGAACCCTCAATGGAATCACTTCCAAAAAAAAGATAAAAAGAATGATAAGTCCCGTCTTCCCTTTCATATGATCTCTCACATACCCTTTCAATTGCATAATATATTCGATATAAATATAGGATTATAATTAAAAAAAACAAGAAAAAAAAGGCCCATAAGAAAAATCTTATGGGCCTTCCAATCTTCAAACAGTGAGACTAGAACTTGTAGGTAAAGTTATAGCCTAAGAACCATACATCATCAGGGCTTAAAGCACCAGTATTACTAGCGGTATCTGCTGTCTCCTTGAAGTAGTCGCCGGAAAACATGTAGGCGGCTACACCCCTTAAGCTCAGCTCCTTATAGACCTTGTAGTCAACAATCAGGTCAAGCTCGTTACCGATATCCTTGTTGCCGCGTTTGTATACATCTCTGTCGAATTTACTGGTTGAATAATAGACAGAGCCGTATTTGTCGGAATCTTCGGCTGCCATAACATTGGCAAACATGCCTGTCAGCTTAAGCTTGGAGGTCGGCTTGTAAACAGCCTTGGCACCTATCATGCTGACACCGTTATAACCGGCAGCCAGGAAATCACCGTTAGAATCCGAGAGACTGCCGCTATCAAAGCCTTTGTATCCGCTGACAATCATCATTCTTCTGAAGTCTTCTTTTCCTGTCTCGATATTTCTCCAGAGCTTTTCTTTCTCGTCATTAGGATTATTGTCTCCTGATGCATACTGGTAGAAAGCCTCGAGATATATAGGGCCAATATCACCGCCAACGGTTACATCAACTGCATAACCTTCCCAGTCGGTTACCAGAGTATTTGTACCTGATGTTGTTGCTCCGACGTCATAATCTCTCTCACCGTCCATAATGATCAGGTCAGCCGTGAACTTGAGAGGCACTTGGGTTGGGATCTTGCCATTTGCGGTGAGTCCATACCAGTATATATGATCCAGTGACCCAGGATTATCGGTCAGGGTATCATGTAGATTAGCCCTGTCGTTCGTATAGGTGACATGGCCGCCTATCCTGATATCCTTGGTAATGTTATAGAAAAGAATACCACCCATCACGTCTCTGTCTGCTGCTTGAGTTACATTTTCTTTATCCTTGTAGAAGTAAGCGATGAGCTTCCCATTTTTGAATTCATACTTTCCCTTGATACCAGCAGCGTCCATTCCCATGACTATGCCTTTCGGAAGGTCATAGGCAGGTACAGCACCCATCTGGAAGTTGAAGGCCTTGTTCCACGGGAGCTTGAAGTCAATGTACATCTGCTTTACTTCTACCATTGTGGCATCGTTATCATTACGAAACCCCTGCGAACTGCCGTAAGCGACTGTTGCAGTCTCCATCTCACCCATATATGAATCACCGATTTCAAAATAGAACACACCCTGCAGATCATCGCTCGCCTTTGCTGTCATCTTGAACCTTCCCCTCATGTCCATGACCTGCTGGGAGTCATTGCCCATGTCGTCCCTGTCAAGGTTATCAATTGACCAGCCTCTAAAGCGGATATCACCCTTAAAGCTGACTTTCGCCTTGGCCATGGAATCAACTGCAGTGAAGGCAAGAATCAAGGTCAGTGCTGCAAATACAACAAGAAACTTCCTCATACTTTAACCTCCTCCTTCAGAATTTTTGAAATAACTATCCAAAACCAGTAAGTAAAAATACTGCTAAATAAACCCCTCACCTCCTTTCTGATTAAGACATAATTATATTTCCAGTGACCCTATCGAAAAACCGTAGTCTGTAATTTTTATTAATTATATGATTTAAGAAGGTTTATTTAAATTGG
Protein-coding sequences here:
- a CDS encoding tetratricopeptide repeat protein, whose translation is MDKKFKISRNTIVCLFLIFATLLVFWQIKNHDFVNYDDNRYITENRHVQGGLTVEGIIWAFTTTYATNWHPLTWLSHMLDISLFGLNPGYHHLMNLLFHIANTLLLFFILRRMTGEVWKSGFVAALFALHPLHVDSVAWIAERKDVLSTFFFMLTLLAYVFYVEKPVFRRYLFVFFFFVFGLLSKPMLVTLPFLLLLLDYWPLSRFESNKDKSKAKIPLHLIWEKIPLFALSFLSSIVTFFARQHGGAVKSLELFLLNIRIENALISYLSYIGKMIWPFNLAVFYPHPGNNLPLLNAFLALLFLLFITVFVMRKIKKLPYLFVGWFWYVGTLVPVIGLIMADRYTYISLIGIFIMIAFGIPDVLKKWQYQRIFLSLSAGGILSILMVLTWIQVGYWKNSITLFEHALNVTSNNYLAHNNLGVVQARRGKLNEAITHYHEALRIKPDDTDTHNNLGFALAQQGKLEEAIFHFKEAIKINPDNEYAQINMGTAMAHQGRLGEAIFHFKEAVRINPDNETTHKNLAVALINQGKIDEAIFHLKEMVRINPDNGTTHNNLGVFLARQGKLKEAIFHFREALKINPEDMEARKNLESIMSTIEDSR
- a CDS encoding FAD-dependent oxidoreductase, whose product is MKPHVVILGAGISGLSLAWKLMTHGIQVDVLESNPFVGGLAGTVREDGYCLDFGPHSFFSENEEILDTVFNLFDRKLEPKPREVKFYYNGKYLDYPLTSVNVLFQMGITSGLRSGLSFLKNKIIPRKHNPSEKEEETVEDWAIANFGEHLYQTFFKPYTEQFWKVSCRELSSHSIPTHTRMSFANTCRLLLHRRFTKDGSSLIEREMLPTYYPKTGFGEIAERIAKEITKNGGNIHLDCQVTEISELSNKACVYYKQNGQQKETEGSYVVSTIPLHLLIKMLNPSPGSEVLLSAEKLDYRALIVLGMITEKQDILDCNYIYVLNRPYNRITEMNKFSPHTSPPTDNIIAVEIPTLKEGAAWTASKEELFDMCIGSLSEDGFLGPGDVKKLFLVKTPYAYPVYRKDYKVHLDRLLSCIQQHERLATLGRTGEFIYMDADICMKRAFKFADDLQKNLI
- a CDS encoding DegT/DnrJ/EryC1/StrS family aminotransferase, yielding MKVDFLDLSSSYLEIKEEIEDAVKKVLESGWYILGENVELFEKEFASYCGSKYCVSVGSGLSALELTLKAYQIGTEDEVIVPANTYIATVLAVSNVGATPVFVEPDEKTYNIDPASIEAVITEKTKAVIAVHLYGQTADIKRIKPICERYNLKLIEDAAQAHGAEHFGKKAGALGHAAGFSFYPSKNLGAHGDGGAVTTNDRSVAEYIRVARNYGSEKKYYNTIKGVNSRLDEIQASILRIKLRYLDQWNAKRNEIAHYYTEHLNPDKSKNFIVPECLKENKHIWHLFVVRTGKREKLISYLNKHNIGHLIHYPIPPYKQDAYKESKHLSKKFPLTNKLSDEVISLPIGPHLTKGQVEYVCEVTKDFIQNEL
- a CDS encoding SDR family oxidoreductase, which gives rise to MNICITGALGHIGSKLIRNLSISSVDKVYLIDNFFTQRYSSLFNLPSGINYCFYEMDILSDEIEPIIKDSSFVIHLAAITGAESSFQYADLIDKVNKKGVDHIAQLCAKYKRSLMFFSTTSVYGSQDDRIDENCKESDLNPQSPYAESKLYGEKFLQSLVKEKGFPFIILRLGTIFGYSIGMRFHTAVNKFIWQASSGKDITVWKTALNQMRPYCGLNDCIKAINYIINNKIFDCQIYNIVTTNLTVKDILDAIKLYIPDIKIKFVDSPIMNQLSYHVSNKKSLERGFTYCNSFNEGIKETIEKLQNINFSIIKNNM
- a CDS encoding NAD-dependent epimerase/dehydratase family protein; protein product: MNILILGGAGFLGINLIRRLLQEDQYNITVVDSLDPRLKSTLDNLDEFMMSITFIKGDMRDSDLMKEVVRDKGVIFNCAAQTSHSLSLTDPFFDTEINCLGNLTLLEAIRKYNKNALVIYASSSTVIGKAVGEVVSEAHGEFPLDIYSANKGVAEKYHYIYNRVYDLKTLVLRFANLYGPYGKGYPEFGFINYFISLAQDGKKITIYGDGKQTRNVMYVEDAVDLLYQCIFHKEIFGDVYFAVHREHYSVREIAEEIISVFGRGKVVRIDWPDIKKRVEIDSVIIGGAKLFYEIQWEPKYTLREGLIETKKVIEAKELRSKKKDK